The sequence GGTTTTGAATTATTTTCTAACATAAAATTAGTATAACTATTTAAATTCAATAAGTTTCTTTGCACTTTATGTGCATTAATAAAAGTTCCTTTTCCTTGCTTTTTAGTTAAATAATTGTCCTTAGCTAACTCATCAATTGCTCTTCGAATAGTAATTCTACTAGTATTAAATTCATCCTCTAGTTCATGTTCTGAAGGAAGTTTACTTCCGGGCTCATAAGTCCCTTCTGAAATCTGTTTAATAATTTCATTTTTTATTTGTTCATATAACGGAATAACACTTTCTTTTTTTATCATTATATTCACCATAAGATATCCTTTAATAATATTTCCAATTAAGTATACAAAATTTTAGAAATAAAATCTTGAGTTCTAGGATTGTTAGGTGCATTAAAGATTTTTTCCGGAGTATCGTCTTCTAAAATCTGACCATTATCAACAAAAACAACTCTATCCCCTACTTGTTTTGCAAAACCCATTTCATGAGTTACAACAACCATTGTCATTCCAGTTTTAGCAAGTTTTTTCATAACTTCCAGAACCTCTTCAACCATCTCTGGATCAAGTGCTGAAGTTGGCTCATCAAATAAAAGGGTATTAGGATTCATTGCTAAAGCACGTGCAATAGCAATTCGCTGTTCTTGCCCTCCTGAAAGAGAAGACGGAAAAGCATTTATTTTGTTTTCTAATGAAACTTCTTTTAGTAATTGTTTGGCGTGTTTGATTGCCTCATCTTTATTCTGCTTTTTCACAATCATTGGCGCATGAATAATATTATTCAAGACAGTATAGTGAGGAAAAAGATTGAAGTGTTGAAAGACCATACCCACGTTTTGTCTAGTTTCTCTAATTAATTCTGGTTTAACCTTACCAGAGACCTTTTGACCATTAATTTTTACTTCGCCACTTGTTGGTTGTTCCAGTAAATTCATGCAACGTAATAAAGTACTTTTCCCGGAACCCGATGGTCCAATAATTACAACAACTTCACCATCATCAATTTTTAAATTGATATGTTTTAAAACATTATTGTTACCATATGCTTTATTTAAATTTTTAAGTTCTATCACTAACCTTCAACCTCTTTTCTACATTTGCTAGAAGTCTGTTCAGACTCCAAGTTAAGACTAAATATAATAATGAGGCAACAATCATTGGTTCTAATCCTAAAGCAGTTGAACCTCTTACTGTTTGTGCTTGAAACATTAAATCAGCAATACCTAAAACTGAAACCAATGAGGAATCTTTAACATTACCAATAAATTGATTTCCCAAAGCTGGCAAAATGTTCTTAATTGCTTGAGGTAAAATAATGTCTTTCATTGCTTGCCATTTTGACATTCCCAGACTTAAAGCTGCCTCTGATTGTCCAATGGGCAAAGACTCAATACCTGATCTAATGATTTCTGCAATATAAGCAGCAGAATATAGTGTCAAACATACAACGCCAGTAGCAAAGTCTGGAATCTGAAGCCCTGTAATTATTGGTAATCCAATATAAACAATATATATTTGAATCAATAACGGCGTATCTCTAATAAATCCGATATATGCTTTAGCCAATAAAGAAACAATAAAAATACTTGAACGTTTCATCACAGCTAAAATTATCCCTAATATCAAACCCAGAATTATCGAAATAATCGCTAGTTCGACGGTTACCACTACTCCTTTAATAAATAATTGCCAATAATTGGTAAGAAATGAATAATTGCCCATCTTTGTCACCTCATTAATCTTTAATCAGTCGGAACTTTCTCTGCAGAATCTTGAACCCATTTTTCATAATTAGTTTTGTTAGATTTTACAACTTCATTAACTTTATTTACTAAATCTTTGGAAGCACCTTTTGGCATTGCTACTGCAGCTCCGAGGCTAGAATCTTTATGATGCCAATTTGTCATCATCAAATTAGGATTTTGTCGAAGTAGAATAGTAGCTGTTGGTATGTCAATAGAAAAAGCATCTACTTTGTTGTTATTTAAGGCTAATGCTAAATCAGTAACCTTAGATAATTTCGTTAATGATGCATTTGGAAAACTTTTTTCAATCATAGGTTGTTGAGTAGAATTATTTACCACTGCAATCTTCTTATTATCTAACCGATTAATATTGTTATAATATTTTGACTTATCTGCCTTTCTTATAACTAAAGTATTGGTACTTCTGAAATATACTTTAGAAAAAGTTGCACCCTTTTTTCTTTCTGGAGTAGGGCTTAAAGAAGTAACCAGCACATCAACCTTCCCAGACTGTAAAGCCGGTAATAACCCATCCATATCCATGGTTTTTATCTTATATTTAACTCCCAATTTAGAAGCAATTTTCTTTATCAGCTTTACATCTGACCCTTTCATACTCTGTTCGCCACCTTTGTTGACTTGATATTCATAAGGTGGATTGGAGCTAATCATTCCAACTGTAAGAACCCCTTTATGTTGAATCTTATCCAATGAAGATGCATCATTACTTTTATTTCCACATCCCATTAAGATCAAAATCAAAGAAAAAGCTAACATCATCAAATAAAAAAATTTTTTTCTCATAAAATCACCCCTTCTTTAGCATAACGTTATATAACGTTATTTATGAATTGAATTATATTATTAGATTTTTTTAATGTCAATAGGTTTTCTCAAATTGTCTCAAGTCCTTTTACACCAATGGTTTTAAAAGACGAAAACAAGCCGAGTTTAAATAAAGCCTATTCAAAATTAATTTTTTTCTAATTTCAAATATACTAAAAATCGATAAAAAAATAGGTCTCATCCGTTAGGATGGGGCCTACTTCTCAAGCCCTCATTCGAACGGAAAAAAGGGCTTGACATTTTATAGTCTAAGTCCTTTTTCAAATCAAAATGACGGCCAAGATTGCCAATGTACTGTTTACAACAATGATTTTATCCATAACACCGACAACCTCCTTTATTTATTATGGATATCCTAGCACTTCATTTTAATGATTTCAATGTTCATTTAAATAAAATCACATTTAATTAATTCAAATCTAATAAAAAAAGACCTAGGAATG comes from Companilactobacillus pabuli and encodes:
- a CDS encoding amino acid ABC transporter permease, whose protein sequence is MGNYSFLTNYWQLFIKGVVVTVELAIISIILGLILGIILAVMKRSSIFIVSLLAKAYIGFIRDTPLLIQIYIVYIGLPIITGLQIPDFATGVVCLTLYSAAYIAEIIRSGIESLPIGQSEAALSLGMSKWQAMKDIILPQAIKNILPALGNQFIGNVKDSSLVSVLGIADLMFQAQTVRGSTALGLEPMIVASLLYLVLTWSLNRLLANVEKRLKVSDRT
- a CDS encoding transporter substrate-binding domain-containing protein, whose product is MRKKFFYLMMLAFSLILILMGCGNKSNDASSLDKIQHKGVLTVGMISSNPPYEYQVNKGGEQSMKGSDVKLIKKIASKLGVKYKIKTMDMDGLLPALQSGKVDVLVTSLSPTPERKKGATFSKVYFRSTNTLVIRKADKSKYYNNINRLDNKKIAVVNNSTQQPMIEKSFPNASLTKLSKVTDLALALNNNKVDAFSIDIPTATILLRQNPNLMMTNWHHKDSSLGAAVAMPKGASKDLVNKVNEVVKSNKTNYEKWVQDSAEKVPTD
- a CDS encoding amino acid ABC transporter ATP-binding protein is translated as MIELKNLNKAYGNNNVLKHINLKIDDGEVVVIIGPSGSGKSTLLRCMNLLEQPTSGEVKINGQKVSGKVKPELIRETRQNVGMVFQHFNLFPHYTVLNNIIHAPMIVKKQNKDEAIKHAKQLLKEVSLENKINAFPSSLSGGQEQRIAIARALAMNPNTLLFDEPTSALDPEMVEEVLEVMKKLAKTGMTMVVVTHEMGFAKQVGDRVVFVDNGQILEDDTPEKIFNAPNNPRTQDFISKILYT